From Candidatus Syntrophosphaera sp.:
ATAAACCTCTTCAGAACGCGCTTTAACAGTCTCTCCGGCATCATCGTGTCGCTATTGGCACTGCTCATAATGGTGCTGGTGACAGCCGCCATAATTTTCGTGACCGAAGCCATCCGCAAAATTCCTGTGCAATATGCCAAAAGGATCGTGGGAAGGCGCGTTTACGGCGGACAGAGCACCTACATTCCCCTGCGCGTGAACACCGCGGGCGTGATCCCGATCATTTTTGCCCAGTCGATCCTGATGTTCCCTGCCACGCTGATCACAATGTTTCAGGGAGGCAACGCTGAACCGGGTACCTTCCTGAGCAATTTGAGAATCTGGTTTTCACCTGGCCACGCGATCTATACGGTCATCTATGTCGGCTTGATCATCTTCTTTGCCTATTTCTACACCGCCATTGTCCTCAACCCGACCGAGATGGCGGAAAACATGGTGAAGTATGGCGGCCACATTCCCGGAAAGAAACCAGGCAAGAAAACGGCAGAATACATCAGCTCCGTGCTGACCCGCATCACCCTTCCGGGAGCGGTATTCTTTGCCTTCGTGGCCTTGCTGCCGGAATTGATGACCCATTTCTTCAACCTGCCCTTCTACTTTGGCGGAACAGGGCTCATCATCGTGGTCGGCGTCGCTCTGGACACTTTGCGCCAGATCGAATCCCACCTGGTTATGCGGCACTACGACGGCTTCATGAAGAAAGGGAAACTCCGCGGCCGCTCAGGATAAGATGATCTTTCGCAAATCGCCCTCCGAGATAAGCTCAATGCGGGATAGCTGCCAGATTGTTGGCCAGTTGCTGGACGCTCTCAGGGACAA
This genomic window contains:
- the secY gene encoding preprotein translocase subunit SecY encodes the protein MFRIPDLKKKILFTSLMLVLYRLGSFVPIPGVDTTQLKSFFAAQSGSLFDLLNLFVGGNFERASVFALGIMPYITASIVIQLLGSIVPYFEKLRKEGADGQKKLNQITRYGTVALAGFNALTITIGLINMQGASGPVVPHVSFLFHFTGIVTLITGTMIVMWLGEQITEHGIGNGISLIIFAGIIARYPEGFINLFRTRFNSLSGIIVSLLALLIMVLVTAAIIFVTEAIRKIPVQYAKRIVGRRVYGGQSTYIPLRVNTAGVIPIIFAQSILMFPATLITMFQGGNAEPGTFLSNLRIWFSPGHAIYTVIYVGLIIFFAYFYTAIVLNPTEMAENMVKYGGHIPGKKPGKKTAEYISSVLTRITLPGAVFFAFVALLPELMTHFFNLPFYFGGTGLIIVVGVALDTLRQIESHLVMRHYDGFMKKGKLRGRSG